The genome window GTGGATGTTCTTTTGAATCCCACAGGAAATGCAAACATCTAGTTTTGGAGATGAATTCATTTTTAAGtataagaataataattttgtttctcaaaaatTCAGGCATATCCCAGAGACACTTGTTGTAAAAGTAAgacttttatataaaaatagaagattGGATTTGCACAAAAAGATACTAAGAATTTAAGACAGACTCTGGGAAATTCACATATAATAACTGAAACTCCAGTGTAGAAACTTACAGAAATACATGAGTATTGTGATGCTTCCCTGTTGTATCAACATATTGGAAGTTTCACcatgaaaatggatttttattgttgcagatttctcagcttttttttttgttttaaaatatttcctgatatttcaaaatcattctAGAATCAAAAACTAATTGCTTGCACACATACCTGCAAGTCTTTCTATACATGTACAAcactattttgtattttcattgtaTGATGTATGGAAATAAAGAGATGCCAAATGTCTAAAATCCTATGtgagactttgaaaaaaatgaccCTGCTAGTACAATACCATTTGCTTACATGATCTACAATTACACCATAATTGAAACTGGTTTTTGCATATTAAAATCATGGAATAGTGTAAAACCACACGAAAATACATATACTGTACATGTGCAACACAttattacaaattaatttaagttGTTTCAAAACCTGATTATTTCCTAAATTATTAACTCTATTAGTATATATTCTGAACTCACCAACCCAGAAatgtggttaaaaataaaagaaacactgcCCAGAAAATGTGGTATTAATAAATAGCACTCTGACACATATGTTCTAAGTCAAAGAAATATCTGGAAAGCATGGttataataaaatactgttgtgATATAACTGTGCAAAGGAGcattaaaaaattctgatttcataATTATCTGCCCTCtgtaattcaaaacaaaaatatttttgtagttaTCTGAAGTAGTAGTCTTCAGTAATGAATCTCTCTTAGTTTGGTTGAGAGCTTGTACTATATGCCAAGCAAGTCCATAGTGACTTTACTCATACTTAACTAAACtcctaaaaatacaaatttatgacaaaaaaaacctcccaaaaccaaacatttacTACAGTGCTAACAAATATTAGTCTATCATCACATCACAGTTATCCTTTCTGGGGAGAGATGTGGAACAGACCCACTTGCTTCTTCTATAACATGGCTTTTCTCCCATCCTCTTCGAATTCTCCTCAGTTTCCTACTTACACATggcaaaagtaaaataatcttACCTAGAATTACAATGGAAGGCAGAACAAGGGCAAGAACAAAATTTGGTGGTGTATAAAATCTGTAATACTCTTCTTCAAAAGCTCTTTTCCATCCATAAATCAGTACATGGAAAGTACTTATGAGCAGAGCAACGTATCCAAGTGTAGactttgaaaaaagagaaaacggggaaaaaagaagagataatAGTACTTGGTCCTTCATCCAACAGCTCTAATCCATTACTTTAACATTTCTATTAGACATCCTGTTAAAATCTCTTACCTATACACTATTTAAAATTAGCAATACGTGGTTTTAAGTTCACATGTTCTGAAAACTACAGACTGAACTGAACACTTATTTACAACATGTCTCTGCTAGCATCTACCGGCCTTAGTCAAAGCTGAAATGAAGATTATGTTTGCCCAAATTCTAAGTACTGGAAGTCAACTTCAGGATATGTATATGAATAGGGAACAATCCCAGTGAAGTTACTGGAACATCAGTTGTGATTGGAAATTAAGTTCCCTGTTTCTTAACTATGAGGCTAGATCACTTCCACGATTCATGATTATGGAACAATGCAGTTCTGCTGGAAGAGATCTGGGCCTAGCACTCCAGATTTTTATCACTCTGAGAGGTGCAGTTTGCTTCTTCCTCACAGTGGCCTACATCCACTTGTCTGAAGGTAGCATAAACCATCCCTTACCTTCCTCCATCAGCTGTTGCCTACTGGTTAATAGGAATGTCTGGACTGCAGGACTTGGGCATAACGGCACAAGGCAATGATGCAGTTTGTCATGAACAGGTAGTGCCAGATGAAATGTGAAGTAGAAGGTTCCCACAGCACCCTGCCCAGGACCTCTCATCATGTAATCTAGAGCATGCCACAGAAGGTAGTGCTAATAGGGGCCATTCACTGTTTCTGCGAATCTGCCATTTTAAGAACTCTATAGTTGTATTGCTCTGCAGACTTGAGTTAAATGTATTAATGTTGACTTTCCCAAACCATGGTAAAAAAACCTACTATGCTTTGAATTCTGGTGGTgatcaaatgaagaaaaactctTTTTTGGCCAAAACTAATGTAATGACTAACTTGGTTGGGAAACTTCTGTAGAAAATCATTGAAACAGAGAATGAATATTAAGAAAAGTAACTGGCTACCAAGGTTTGGTTTAATTCCAGCAAACAGAGAGGCAAAGAAAAGTGCGGCTTAAGGGTCTATAAGTCTATAATAGTGAAagaattcattctttctacttcaAGATTAACCAGTTTCTAGGGAAAGGAGAATGTCTGAGCTAATACCATTTGCAAGGATGTAGAGATATAATggtataaaaaggaaaatacttttgttaATTTCTAGAGATTGGTACCATGTGTTTTAACTTGccaatatttatgcatttttttgccAATGGTTTCAGAGCCACGTTGGTACGTTTTAGATATGCTGCaccctctttttaaaaagaacaatttgctctcaaaatattctgtaagaaacagaacaatCAGACAACCACCTGTGGATATGAAAATGTCATATGCAGTATCTGAACAGAAGTTCTGCTAAGAAATTTGGACAGCAAAAATACTATCAAACCTGATGTTTGAATATGTTATTGCAGTTTTTTGCTAGTATGACTGTCCTGAATTCATTGCTGTTGTATCGCTGCCAGCAGGCAAAAGGGCACAAGTGAATCATATCCCTCATTTCTTCATCAGGCTTACTGATGAGTACTATAACaattcttgaaaaagaaacaggagggaAATATTATACAGACTcttcctaaattaaaaaaaaaaaattaatgcttatTTAAATTCCATCTGCAAACTACAGTTTTGAGACATCTCTATATGTCTTTCTATCTAATGGTCAAAATGGAAACTAACAAGTACGTCATTTATCAGTACATTTTACTAACAGcacaagaacaagaaaaacttaTGATGTACCTCtgttaagttcttttttttgccctgtTGAAAGTTGCCATATGATTCTTTGAAGTGTTGGTAGGGCATGTGCTAGTATGTACTGGACCGTTTCAACCACTCATCTAAAAATCTAACAAAGACAGTCCTATAGGAGCTTCTGTCAGCTACTGATGGTATTTCTTTCTACCAGGCCCTTACGTGATGTATTTCTGTGCTGTACTTTTAACAGTAATAACACTGCTTAGCTAGAAAGAGGATGTCCTCCACACAACTTAGCATTCTGCAGTCTTTGGCTTGTTTAGTCAAGGCATATCTGCACTAGAAAGTTCCATTAAGAGCATTTATCCTAGCTCACACAGGTACTGACAATGACTTTTCCAGAAGTACAAGCAAGACTGGCTGCCTTTGCTACTTAAATAAAACCCCACTGCAGGAGGCTGTGTCAGTACAAAACTTCTGTGTTTGTTATAAAGACATGATTTTTCAGTATCTGCAAATGTTCAAAGACTGCAGCAGTGGCTGTACAGTAGTAAAATGAGGAAACTCAAAACCGACTGAAACAGGCTTGGACAAAAAGACATAAGCTAGTGCAGGAAAAGGCACTGctgaacagtaaaaataaaatcagttggTAGCACTGGATCATACTACAAATCTTGGCCAGCGGTAGTGTCAGAAAGCCATATTCCAAAGTTGACCACCCCTATGGATTTACTTGAGAAATAAATGATGATTGTGCTGTGGGAGTTATTAATTGCTAGAAAGCAATCTGTTTAATACTGGAAAGGTGAGAGAGCTGCTATCATTCAGGTATGCaaggttattttcttctgcacaaGTTTATGACTGGACAATGTGGAGGAGGGAATACAGGGATTAGAGACAAtggattttctgaaatgtaattaCGCTTCAGATGGAATATACATGTTCTGTTTCTGTCATCCTTTCCTGGCTTCTTAagacacaaaaagaaagggatGAATGTGTTTACAAGAGCTGGAAGACCACTTACACTGATGTTACCACAGGGAGGCCAGGAGAGGCACAGGATGCTAACTTCTTTAAGAGCACTTTAAGAGGACttttgcaaacagcaagaagggattctttttcttcactggtaAATTCACATTGGTGAGTGGTAGCAATATCAGTTTTAAGTCTTGGGAACCCTCTGCCTGGGCTCTAGGATGGCTGctggaaaaaggggaggaaCAACTTTGGTTGCTTTGCTTCCTTATCTTCCATAATACTGTGTTTCCTGGAAGTTGAGTTAATAGATAAGCACATTTCCTATGGACTCCCCAatcttttagcttttttctAAGTCTTccctattttgtttcttttccttcctgatcAAGTCGGTTTTTTAGCCAATGTGGGAGATTCCCAGCCAAGGCCACTGATAAACTGGACAAACTGGCATTGTTTggggcaaacaaaaaaatggtaAAGGAGTGgaaaaatgcaggagaaaaatccCTGAAATATTACCAGGAAGATGTATGTATATAGAGACACAGATCTGCTGTGGGACAAATCTGCTTCAGGTATTTCTACCTTCACAATGGTCGAGTAATTCCAAGCAATTTACATATACAAAAGGTATTTTCCAAGGCCTACATTTATGCAATGTATACTTCAGACTGCCCCAGTAACAGGATATTGCTAAACTTATAAACAGGCTGTAGCAATTCTGACTGGAAACTTAGCTATAAACTTGCTAAATGCTCAGGCCTCATTCTTCTTTACTCTGGGGGAAAAGTATCCTATTCTTGTGGGAGAATCAAGGCAGGGCAGACCTTCCTCAAAGTGTGTGTGCAAGAAAAGTTTAGCAATACTGTCTCCAAAAAACTTTAGGATTGTGCTAGCAGACAAAAGGAATGTCTACAAAAGATCAGCTTCCTACTACACAAATGGCAGATTTGCACTGATTGTTGCTAACAAACATAAAGCTCAGCTTTCAAAGCCAGTCTGCTCTGTCCATTGCCACTTTGCGTGATGTGCTTTGGACTTGAACTTTtagactggaaaacaaaagcagcagccattTAGATATATATTTACAGTTTAACTTCCTTCAGAAGACTGAAGGACACAGTGCAGCACTACTTGCAGACAACATTCTCCATTTCCATGTATTTTACATGAACACTCAAGGACTGGTTtcaatgtctttttctgtttgcagtgtgTTGGTTTAGGTTAGTTATTATGCCTGCTCtgacaaaatacaaattcttttatatttcttgcCCATGTCTGCTGTTGTTCCTTATCCAAATAtgttcagaagagaaaaagaagattaatGAAGTGGTGTTTAAGAAAACTGATGCATTAGTTTATCAGCCCCAGcttcttccctgcttctttCCTCAGTAAGCTCCAACTCTGGGTCATGTTAAGATGTCTGCAAAGTTTCATGTTAAATTTCCATCATCTAGGATCTCCTACTGAGCAAACTCTTCATCACTGTCTCATTCTGTGGCTCCTCCATCTGGATGTTATGAGTGTTTCTCTCTGAATCATGGTGAAGTAATCAGATATTTTTGTACAGTGGTCAGCTCTGTACTGCAGCAACTCCCAAGTTTTCTGCTGGTCTCTTAGCTCCTGGTAGGGCTGACCACATTCATACCGTGAGGGAGTGAGCAGAGCCTGCACCGCTTCTCCTCTCAAAGTCCTTTTCCCTTGATCAAGCAGCCTGGAATTTTTGGGGCTGCTGACACCTGTGTTGTGAAACCAGGCTAGGTAAGGAGGAGGCATCTCCAAAATAATTGGGGATATCAAAGACAGCAATGATTTCTGAGCAAAAACATTCACAACCGGCATTTCTTTACAGTATTAGGAAGACTGTGGTGGAAGTCTGTTTGAACCACTGTAGGTAGGGGAGATGCTGCTCAGGGCTTGTACTACTGGAACAGGGCTAAAAAATAGTCTATACTGTATATGTTAAAAATTTGTTAATCCTAAACTCAGAGTTTCCTAGTAGGACTCAAGACTGAGTATGTTTTAGCAGTAAAACTCTTTAGAAGAGGCCAGACTCTAATTTTGATGAAACTATTTACTAAGATGAGCAAGTAATACTATGTTGTTCTCAGTGGAAAGTGCTGAGGTAAGAAACTGTCTGAGTGTGCTGACTGACTGATTCTTCACCTGTCAGATGCAAAACAAGTTCAGCAATTGTTGTGGCAAATCAGCTGAGATTCAGGACTAAAGCTAGAGACATACTGCTTttcccagacaaaaaaaaagcagcactgagaTGTTGGGCTAATAGGTCCACTTTGTCCCCCTGACTTAGAGAAGGTTGAGAAAATTAAGTTCAAATTCACTTCAACATATTGTActtcagtagaagaaaaatataaaagacagTAAGTATTATGATGTTTTATCAGTTCTACTTGCATACTGGGTACAGTGAAGCTTGTGGAGAAATGCAGACTCCTTTTACTTTAGTGAGAGATCACTGGAAGtctgttttctgattaaataaAGCAAGAGGACTTTTTTGAAGGACAAGTAACTAAATAAAGAACAACTTACATCCTGAGAAGTAATAAATGACAAAGTACCTTTAATCATCATTAACTTAAAGGAAATTTTTAGTAGTTCAATATTTTTTGTGactaaaaattacaaattatcATAATTACCAGTTCTCTTCAGCATGTAATGCAGTATCAACTGTAACATAACTCCAGAACAAAGAACTTGTTCCCAATCAAATTCCTCAAAATACTGACAGATTATTCATTAAAGTTCATAATTATTTAGATTTGGAactattttactttatttacagTGGAAATAACTGCAGTAAATATGACACAATAAAAAATGACCTTATAGACACATCAGTTTGTCCAAATTTATCTAATTTGAATTTAGCAAGAAATTCTAACAATGGAAAAGGAATAGATTAGTGCTCATTTGGTCTTAGCTATGTTGGTTATTTAAGACCAAGAAGTGTAAAATGTAAATTCCTGTTCTAACACTCATGAAATGCTTAATGTGCCTTCATGGTAATATGTCTGCTGAGTAAGGCTATGTTTTTTCATTAACTTaccagagagagggaaaaaaaaaaaagttctcatCATATTGCAAAGTGCTTTtgttcatcatcatcatcatcatcaccaccaTAATCATCATCAAGAATTCTTATAAACAGCAAAACctgcttatttaaaaagtaacacACCTGAATAAAACTGAACTCCCTCCAGTTTAAGGCATTGTTTACTGAAGGGATGGAAGTTACTGCCAGTAAAGAAAGCAATCCAAGGCTCATTATTCCAAAGGAGATATACATTTCAATTCGCCACACTTCTTCCTCATTCCAAGAATTTTCAATGTTGGTGTGAACCTGatgaaagagcagaaaggaagcaCTTTATTctacagaatattaaaaataccaacagaagttattttgctGAGTAAAAATCTACAGTCACAGGACAACTATAAAATGGGgtcaaatatttcagatgtttcCTCATGTCTTGGAGAAAACCAACTATTTCCTTACTGCTGGTATTGGCTCTGGttagattaaaaatatgttaaacaTGGAAACTTAGATGagttgttaaaagaaaatgtaacattaTATACTATTCATAACAATTACGTTACAAAAACAGATAAATCTGCGCATTCCTGTACACTGTAGAAAAGTAGCCATGTTCTTCAGACCCTGGAAACTTAAATTCTATAACATAAACTGGGTAAACCTGCAACTTGGTTTTAGTTTGTCACATTTAGAAATAGTTTAGCATCATTTCCTGTTTTTTGCTTCAGCTCCCTATGCTGAGTCCAAGTTATTTTGCCTCTTTCACTGCTGACATTAGATACATCCAAAATTGTTCTCTTTGGAGAgctttaccagaaaaaaaaaccctcggGTCCTTAACAATTAAGAGGCTTGGATATTCAATTATTTTCCCACTTTCAGGTGAACTATTGTGATATGACATGTCTTGAAAGAGGTTCACTAGGAATATTAGCAAGTGAGAGTTTTACAATATTATTAAAACCAAGATAATTTCTTAGTAAAAGTATCAGTGGGTCCTTTACTAAGTGTGAACAATTACagtttcttcctgccttttacagttttgctcttcctgcctttctcttAAGTTCAATTTTTCATGCTAACCTTTTTAGAATTTGTGGACCCAATGCCTGTTACTTTGTTCCATTTGATTTGATTCCttagtttgcttttccttctgttccatCACATATCTCTTTCCTGCAGATTTTATGTGCTGCATGACAATGCCCCTTTTCTGgcaatgctgcttttctgccacTTTAAAGGTGACAATAAGCTACCTCACTGACAGACAGAAGCATCAGACCCTCTTCTAAAGGATGACAGATTTGTCGGAGATTGTTTCAGGGTTATGCAAGATCAATTGCTCCTGGGAACTGAGTCAATCTCTATTGTCTGTAATAGATGATGTTCacagaatttttaatgaataaaatatttttaccactGGTCCAAAATGTTACAAAgtaacagcattttcattttgtaaaaatagATTCATCTGCAAGCATTATTACAGTATCTACCCTTATACTTTTCACACTTTTAAACACACGACATACATACATACTTCACCCATATGTTGTCTCTCTATGTATAGAGGAACATACCTCAGAAGTTTCCTGCTGTTGCTCCTGTCCTGTCTATCCTGCATTCTCCTTGTGTATATTACTATCAATCATGGATTCAAGTAGGACACATCCTTGATTCCCCCTACCACACAAACTTGACTGCAGCTTGACCCACGAGGTGAGCACAACGCACAGATGTTTCTTTTAGTCTCCCTTCTTATTCAGCACTAGCTAAGCATAAGATAACCCATAACATtctctgctgaaaacagtggAACAGATTAAGAAAACATATATATTGTATTCATGAGCCATACACATACAGCCAAGGCATTTTTAACTCACTGAACTAAAGATTGACTTACCTGTTGATATGCCATATTGAGGAACAAGTATCGCTCCGATCTCCTCATAGGTAAGCAGAGGCTATATGCCACATGCactgttgcaaagaaaaaactgaGCAGTCCAAGCTGCTTTCGACACTGGAGCCAGTTGTCCAGCCAAGGTGGAAATCGCCTATACTTAGTACCATAGTAAAGCTGGTAAGCAGCTGCAATAAGTCCTGATAAATACACTAGAGAAAGTAAAGTGATAGCAACAATTGGTAGAGTCTTGTTCACGATCTCAATGGGGATCTTGTAAAAGTCACTCTGCTGATTTCTCACATATGGATGGATTACATCTCTGATGAaggaataaatgaagaaaaatgttgccAGGCTAATGGCAATCACTACAGGCCCTTTCCACAGTGTGAACAGTCGCAGAGGTAAGTTTTCAATCTCCCTTGAAGATGACAATGCCCCCAAATCAATAGGAATAAAACTGAGCTGACGGGCAAGCTCAATAACTTGATGGCGAGCCTGAACATTGTTACTGCATATATAGACCTGTTGGGAAAGTCAAGTGAATTGTCTGCAGTCAGAGAAAGAGACtcaatggttaaaaaaaaaccaacaccaccacaaaaagcCCTTAATGGCCTCCAGGTCAAAACCACTACTGCTAAAATTGTACAGTGTTATCCCAGCTTATATCACCAAGATGAGAATGAAACCACACACAAATGCAGCCAAAGTGACAATATGCACACTGATTTAGCAACAGAGtaaccaaaacaaaattggCTTTTTCTTGGGAGTTAATAATGAGTTGACTGTGGGATGCCCTGGTAATCTGCATACTGAAACCTCCCACAGTGAAATGTCTGCAGGACTGGATTGAACTTTAAACAATGgctaaaagcatttcagaaaatcaCGAGTCTCTCAAAAATACAGGAATCTTGAATGATGACTGTAGtataaacagaatgaaaagcagagaaCTGTGTAATCTCTCCATGTATAACAATTTTAGCTTAATTTCACAATCCAGACTTGTGCAAAAATTGAATGtttaacagaaaagacaaaaactagCAGATAAATAAGAACTCCTTTGAAAGACCAGTTATTCCATAGTAGAGGAAATGCACTGCTACAAAGTACTTTAAAGTTCCTTTAAAATTTACAGTGGGCCATAGTTTGCCAAACACTGTTTGCTGATCATCTGCATTAGAGTAAACATGATCTGTTTTGACAGAGTTAATTACTTATAGTGCAGTGGTATTCTGAAACGGGGTAAAAATAATACGgtaaggttatttttaaaatcctgctaATTCTGTATCAATTGCATTCCATTTAAAATCTACCTGAAGCATCAAAAAACTCAATTTAGTCTCCAGTGTTCATGTTACACAAGTCATTTCTCATGTATTTCTCAGAGCTCATAAAGCCATGAAGGACTCGGTTCTTGCATAGGCTTAAATCCTTTGTATCACTTCAGCAAAGCGTGAAAAACATAAAGCTGCCTTTTCTATATGCAGGATGGATTTGGGGAACATACTGGAAAGGAATTTGAACATGATGTTCCCAAGCAGTCCTGGATAAAATGAATGATCACTTAGAAACATATGTGcctccttctgtttcttcatattTATGATCTTAGGGCATTCTAAAAGCtagataatttctttcattctttcattcaCTGTTACGttgaatgcaaacatttttagaaCAGCTGACTCCTGAGCCCTGGGATCAGGACCTCGGATTTCTGTGCATCTCTTTCAATAGTTCACCCCATCTAAA of Aquila chrysaetos chrysaetos chromosome 3, bAquChr1.4, whole genome shotgun sequence contains these proteins:
- the STEAP2 gene encoding metalloreductase STEAP2 isoform X2 — encoded protein: MESISMMGSPKNLNETFLPNVANGIKDASKITIGIIGSGDFAKSLTIRLIRCGYHVVVGSRNPKLAAEFFPHVVDVTHHEDAVTKTNIIFVAIHREHYASLWDLKHLLTGKILIDVSNNTRVDQYPDSNAEYLASLFPDSLIVKGFNVVSAWSLQLGPKDASRQVYICSNNVQARHQVIELARQLSFIPIDLGALSSSREIENLPLRLFTLWKGPVVIAISLATFFFIYSFIRDVIHPYVRNQQSDFYKIPIEIVNKTLPIVAITLLSLVYLSGLIAAAYQLYYGTKYRRFPPWLDNWLQCRKQLGLLSFFFATVHVAYSLCLPMRRSERYLFLNMAYQQVHTNIENSWNEEEVWRIEMYISFGIMSLGLLSLLAVTSIPSVNNALNWREFSFIQSTLGYVALLISTFHVLIYGWKRAFEEEYYRFYTPPNFVLALVLPSIVILEAYANIREKRKRIHERRSPA
- the STEAP2 gene encoding metalloreductase STEAP2 isoform X1 translates to MESISMMGSPKNLNETFLPNVANGIKDASKITIGIIGSGDFAKSLTIRLIRCGYHVVVGSRNPKLAAEFFPHVVDVTHHEDAVTKTNIIFVAIHREHYASLWDLKHLLTGKILIDVSNNTRVDQYPDSNAEYLASLFPDSLIVKGFNVVSAWSLQLGPKDASRQVYICSNNVQARHQVIELARQLSFIPIDLGALSSSREIENLPLRLFTLWKGPVVIAISLATFFFIYSFIRDVIHPYVRNQQSDFYKIPIEIVNKTLPIVAITLLSLVYLSGLIAAAYQLYYGTKYRRFPPWLDNWLQCRKQLGLLSFFFATVHVAYSLCLPMRRSERYLFLNMAYQQVHTNIENSWNEEEVWRIEMYISFGIMSLGLLSLLAVTSIPSVNNALNWREFSFIQSTLGYVALLISTFHVLIYGWKRAFEEEYYRFYTPPNFVLALVLPSIVILVLVLLSVDTMLAARAPNFHLCPAVPCTVQKCMSTHHSKPSGGPGVPGQFGAGGLSHAPILETPFQNTTAQTLDMRPLRSIPCSQLRDAVANLGVKTVSK